The Daucus carota subsp. sativus chromosome 7, DH1 v3.0, whole genome shotgun sequence genome window below encodes:
- the LOC108195373 gene encoding cyclin-D5-1, whose protein sequence is MSMKKSSETSFSLPSLFCHEDESCFNDNFSSLSQSDDEFVQTLFDKETTFESGSSDFSRELKWARLDAIKWTFNTRSIFGFHIRTAYLSLTYFDQFLSRRSIDIEKVWAIRLLAVACLSLAAKMEERKVPLLSEYYVDEFNFEGNMIQRMELLVLNALEWKLGLITPFEFIHYLITKFFGYCSPPTDLVSKAMESVSSIIKEISLMDHRPSVIAAAAVLGASDERLTRAVMELKIDIIASWGSLEKEHIFSCHNLLVELEMEKSKTPNSLVSTNLQIKHLSSSSVTCGGVGTKRKLSYNVDSENQGPSQKIFRQ, encoded by the exons ATGAGTATGAAGAAAAGCTCTGAGACTTCTTTTTCTCTGCCTAGTCTTTTCTGTCATGAAGATGAGTCTTGTTTTAATGATAATTTCAGCTCTTTGTCTCAGTCGGATGATGAGTTTGTGCAAACGTTGTTTGACAAAGAGACCACCTTTGAATCTGGTTCCTCGGATTTTTCCAGAGAGCTGAAATGGGCTCGCTTGGATGCTATCAAGTGGACTTTCAAT ACAAGGTCGATTTTTGGGTTTCATATCCGGACAGCCTATTTGTCATTGACATATTTTGATCAGTTTCTCTCAAGAAGATCCATTGAT ATTGAGAAAGTGTGGGCTATCAGATTACTGGCAGTGGCATGTTTATCCTTGGCAGCAAAAATGGAGGAAAGGAAGGTTCCTTTGTTAAGTGAGTATTATGTAGATGAATTCAATTTTGAGGGAAATATGATTCAGAGAATGGAGCTACTTGTACTGAATGCTCTGGAATGGAAATTGGGATTGATTACCCCTTTCGAGTTTATTCACTATTTGATCACCAAGTTCTTTGGATATTGTTCACCTCCTACAGACTTGGTGTCGAAAGCCATGGAATCGGTTTCCTCCATCATCAAAG AGATTAGTTTGATGGATCATAGACCATCTGTGATCGCTGCAGCTGCAGTTTTGGGAGCCAGCGATGAACGATTAACAAGAGCAGTTATGGAGCTGAAGATTGATATAATTGCCTCTTGGGGTTCTCTAGAAAAA GAACACATATTTTCTTGCCATAATTTATTGGTTGAATTGGAGATGGAAAAAAGCAAGACCCCGAATTCCTTGGTTTCGACTAATTTACAGATAAAACATTTGAGTTCATCTTCAGTCACTTGTGGAGGTGTTGGCACAAAGAGGAAGCTTTCATACAATGTAGATTCCGAAAACCAAGGTCCTTCGCAGAAAATCTTCCGGCAATAA